GGCGCGGCTATCGAGCAGCAACGGTTCCAGATCGTTGCTGCGCACGATCCACGCGCCCTGCTCGGTGAGCATGGCGCCAACCGTGCGGGTCGGTCCGAGGGCGAGGGATACGGCGCCCAATTCGATGGCGCGCTCGCTGAGTCGACCGACCGGCTCGACCGTGGCTCCGCCGCTCGAGAAACCGAAACGGTCGCCATCGGGGCCCATCAGCAACAGGCGCCCGTCGACCTGAGTATTCACCTCGGGAACCTCGGTCGTCGCCGCGATCGTGACGGGCGTCTGGTCGACCGTGAGCTGCACGCCGGCGACGTTGCCGAGTGAGCCGAAGCTCGCGCGGAACTGCGCCAGAAGGCGCTGGCGTTCGACGTCGCCCAGCTCGAGAATCTCGGAGCTCAGGTCGACGACCGCCTGGCCGTCGACGATTTCCACCGGCGCGGCGATCAACGCCACCCCCTCCGGAATGGCCGACACGGTCGCCCCCTGGTCGAGCCAGGAGGACGGACCGTCGAGCAGCGCACGAACGATGCGCGTCGGCACGCCGGACCGGGTCGGGAACCAGCGAAGGTCGGGCACGAGATTCGTGAACGTCGGGTCGTAGAAGTACAGGACGTGCTGGCTGAACGCGCTCTGGAACGCCTGCTGCGAAATCAGGATGCCGTCACCCAACTCAGCGATGCGCCACTCGCCGCCCTCCCGCGTAAAGCGGAACTCGGGCAGGGTCTGCTCGGTCGCCTCGGGCGCGATGCGGTAGCGGCCGACCGCGTCGACCTCCGCGATCACCTGAACGGAGTACTCGAGCGTCGTGTCGTCGAGACGCTCGACGAAACCCTCCTGCGCCCGCACGAGCGTCGACTGGTACGGATTCCACGCCGACGAGATCGCGTCGCTCAGGTACGACCTGGCGATGCGGTAGTTCTCCTGCGACGCGGTCGTCGCGGCGAGGAAGCCCTGCAGGATCTCCTCCTGCGTCGCGCCCGGCGTCGGCCCCGCTGGCAGGAACTCGAAGTCGGTGTCGACCGGGTCTGTCACGGCGTCGCCCTGCTCGACCGGTCCCGCCATGGGCACGCTGACGCAGCCCGCGACGATGAGCACGGGGGCGAGCAGCAGCGCGATCAGGCCGCGCCGTCGGTTACGCATCGTGTCCCCCCTCCGTGAGTACAGCATCCACCGGGTCGCTGGGCGGGAGGTCCAACGGCGAGTGCCGAACGATGCCGCCGGGGCGCCGCGGCAGCGTGAGGCGGAAGCAGCTGCCCTCCATGGGTTCGCTCCACACGTCGAGGACGCCGCCGTGCAGGTGCGCGTCTTCCGTCGCGATCGCGAGGCCGAGGCCGGTACCGCCCGTCGTGCGCTGGCGAGAGGGATCGGCGCGCCAGAACCGGTCGAAGACGCGCTCGAGCTGGGCCGCGTCCATGCCGATGCCGTAGTCGCGCACAGCGATCGCGACCGCCCGCGCGTCGGAGTCGACGTAGGTGACGACCGGGCGGCCCTCCCCGTGATCGACAGCGTTGCCGAGCAGGTTCTGCAGGATGCGGCGGATGCGGCGCGCATCGACGTCGGCCTCGAAGTAGCCGCCGGGGGCTACGAGACGCAATTCGGTGCCCTTTTGCTCGGCGAGGGGGCGGATGCTGTCGATCGACTCTTCGACGAGGCGCACGAGGTTCGTGGGTTCCGTCTCGAGGTCGACGGCGCCCGCGTCGAAACGGCTCATCTCAAGCAGGTCGGCGAGCATCGTCTCGAAGCGCTGCACCTGCGTGTGCAGCAGTTCCGCCGTGCGGGCCGTCGTCGGATCGAACGTTTCACGCCGGTCGTAGATCACGTCGCCCGCGAGGCGGATCGTCGTGAGCGGAGTGCGCAGCTCGTGACTGACGTCGCTCACGAAGCGCTGCTGCACACGCGACAGGTCGGCCAGCTGCGTGATCTGACGCTGCAGGCTGTCGGCCATGCGATTAAACGAGCGGGCGAGGGCGGCGACCACGTCTTGGCCGCGCTCCGGAATGCGCTCCTCCAGCTGGCCGTCGGCGAGCTTCTCGGCCGTCTGCGCCGCAAGCCGCACCGGGCGGATTGCGAAGCGCACGACCACGAAGGTGACGAGCCCGATCGTGAGGACGAGAAGCAACGAGCCGATGAGCAGCGTCTGCTGCACGAAGTCGAGGGTGCGCTGCACGTCACTCACGCCGAACACGAGGTACAGCTCGTACTGGCCAGCGGTCGGCACCTCGATGGTCGAGCCGACGATGATGCCCGGCTCGATCGTCGTTCCGCCGTTGATGCCGATCGGCTGCGAATAGACCGAGTCGCCCCCCTCGCCGACCGCCGCCTGCAGGTCGGCGGTGATCACGTCGAGGTCGAAGCCGGGGCTCTGCCGCTGCTGCATGATCTGCGGCGTCGACTGGCCGGGCGTGCGCAATAGCGCGAACTGGGTGGGTGAACTCGTCGACAGTCCGATCGTGCGGCTCGCCGCCTCTGCGGCGGTCTCCACGTCGATCGCGCCGGTCTGCGTGACCGACGAGTCGAACAGCAGCTGCGCGCTCGCCGTCGCCTGCCGCGCCTCGGCGAGCACCTGGTCTTTGCGCGACTCGTACAGGTTCGTGGCGATCGTGACGGCCATGTAGCCGCTGATGACCGTGACGGCGAACAGGGTTGCCAGCACGGTGATGGCGACGGTGCGCAGTTGTAGCGAGCTGCGCCAGAGCCTCACCAGCCGCACGAACAGCCGGCGAAGGCTGAACGGGGTCATCGTCTCAACGCGGTGCGCCCGCGCGGTAGCCGACGCCCCGCACAGTCATGACGATGCTGGGGTTGTCGGGGTCGGTCTCGACCTTGGCCCGCAGACGCTGCACGTGCACGTTGACGAGGCGCGTGTCGGCCTTGTATTGGTAGCCCCACACCTGCTCGAGTAGCATCTCGCGCGTGAACACCTGGTTCGGCTTCATGGCGAGCGCCAGCAGCAGGTCGAACTCGAGCGGCGTGAGGTTGATCGCCTGGTCGCCCCGGCGGACCTCGTGGCCGGTCACATCGATCGTGACGTCGCCGATCTGCAGCCGCTCGACCGACGAGTCGGGCGTCGGCCGCAGGCGCGTCCTGATGCGGGCAACGAGTTCCTCCGGGTTGAACGGCTTCACGATGTAGTCGTCGGCCCCCGACTCGAGACCCTCGACGACGTCGTTGGTGTCGCCCTTCGCGGTCAGCATGATGATGGGCGTGCCGGTGATCTCGCGCAGGCGCCGGCACACCTCGATGCCGTCCATGCCGGGCAGCATGACGTCGAGCAGAACGAGGTCGGGCGAGACCTGCGTGAAGGCGTTCACCGCGTCGGCGCCGTCGTGCACGAGGTGCGGTTCGTAGCCCTCGCCGGTGAGCACGATGCTGATCATCTCGGCGAGCGCCGTGTCGTCGTCGACGACGAGGATGCGCGCAGTCATTGCCAGCCTCCGCTCACTGACCCGGGCGCCATCGCCCGAGGATGCGATCATTGTTCGCTCCAGCCTAGACGAGTGTGAAACCATACGGCCTGTGAGCAACGACTCCTCTTGGACCTCGCCCGGCTGGACACCGCCCGGTGGCGGCTCCAGCGGTGACCCCTCGACGACGCCTCCTCCCGCGCCCCCCGGCGCAGGTGCCCCGAGCGGCCCGGAGGCGCCGGCCTCACCGAGTGCGGCGCCCGCGTACGGGCCCGCAGCAACCGGGGGGTGGGCCCCTCCGCCGAAACCGGGGTTGATTCCGCTTCGGCCGATCGACTTCGGCACGCTGTTCGGTGCGACCTTCCAGGTGTTGAAGCGCAACCCGCGGCCCACGTTCGGCGCGGCGCTGCTGCTGAACGCGCTCGTGACGATTCTGGCGTTCGGGCTCGTCTTCGGCTTGTCCATCGTGAGCCTCGACCGCCTCGAGCGCGCGAGCGACAGCGAGGCGGATGCCATCGTCGCCGGCACCTTCGGGCTGATCGTGCTGGCCGGCGTCGTCGCCACCGCCGTCGCGCTCGTCGCGCAGGCCCTCTTGCAGGGGCTCATCACCATCGAGGTGTCACGCCAGATCCTCGGCGAGAAGAACACGTTGAAGCAACTGTTCGCCCGCGGCAAGGGCCGCTGGGGCGCTCTGATCGGGTGGACCGTCCTGCTCTCCATGGCTCTCACGGTCGCCATCGTCATCCTCGTCGGCCTCGTGACCCTGATGATCGTCGTCGGCGGCCCCGCAGGCATCGCCGTCGGCGTGACGATCGGCGTGCTCGGCGGGCTCGGCCTCGCCGTCCTCGGCGTGTGGCTGTGGATCAAGCTCGCCCTCGTGCCCGCCGCGATCATGATCGAGCGCCTCACGCTGGGGGCGGCGATCGGCCGAGCATGGCGCCTTATTCGCGGATCTTTCTGGCGCACCCTCGGCATCCTGCTGCTGTTCACCGTCATCGTGCAGGTCGCGGCGAGTGTCGTATCGGCGCCCTTCAGCATCGCCGCGACCTTCGGCGGTGCGCTGTTCAACCCGGCGGGCGACGAACTCTCGGCGATCGTCGTGCTGATCGGCGCGAACCTGTTGAGCATCGCCGTCGCCGTCATCGTGGGCGCGATTGGTGCCGTCCTGACGACCTCGGCGGTCGCGCTCATCTACACCGATATTCGGATGCGCTCGGAAGGCCTCGACATCGACCTGCAGCAGGCGGTCGAGCAGTCGGCAGCCGGCCGGACCGTCGACGACCCCTACATTCGCGGCCTCGGCGGCGAGACCCGCCCCGCCTCAGCCGCGTGATTGCCCCGCCGACGTCGATGCCGCTGGGTGCCGTCGTCGCGCGCGCGCCGCTGGAACCGGACGCGCCCGGGGGCCGCGAGCTGCTGAGCGACGAGCTCGCTGACCCGCGGTACGCCGAGGCGCTTCCGAACTGGTTCGACCTGCTGTCGCAGCGGGTGCTCGAGTGGTTTCTCTCGCTGTTCGACCAGGGCGTCGCCGGCCCTCCGGGGCTCGGCTTCGTCATCGTGCTGCTGATCATCGCCGGCCTGATCGCCATCGCGATCGCCGTGTACGGTCTGCCCGCCCGACGGCGCCGCAGCCAGCTTTCGGATGAGTTGTTCGGCGCGAGCGACCGGCGAAGCGCTCGCGAACTGCGCAAGGATGCCGAATCCGCGGCCTCGCGCGGCGACTGGGCCGCCGCGATCGCCGACCGTTTCCGGGGGATCGCGCGATCGCTGGACGAGCGCACGATCGTGAGCGTGCATCCCGGAACGACGGCCCACGGCTTTGCGGCGATGACGGGGCGCGCCTTCCCCGATCAGGCGGCGGCGCTCGAGGACGCGGCCGACGCCTTCGACGGGGTGCGCTACCTCGGTCGCGGCGGCGACGAACCGCAGTACCGTGCGGTCACGCGGCTCGACGAAACCCTCGCCGCCGCACCCTCCCCCGTGGGTCGCGCGCGATGACCGCGACGATCGTCACGCCGACCGCCGGCCGCGCCATCAAGCGCAGCCTGTTCTGGGTCGGGGTCGTCGGCGTCGCCCTCACGGTCGCCGTGCTGATGACGGCGCTGAACGGCACAGTGACGGGCAGCGAGCGCTGGGACACCTCGGCCGCCGCCCCGACGGGCAGCCGCGCCCTCGTCACCGTGCTCGGCGAGCAGGGCATCGACGTGACCGTGGCCACCACACGCGCCGCGGTCGACTCCGCCCTGTCTGACGCGCGAGACGCCGGCGAGCAGGTCACGCTGCTCGTCGCCGACGGGCGCGGCATTCTCGACGGCGACAGGATCGCGGGCCTGACCGGCCTCGCCGACCGTCTCGTGCTCGTCGAGCCCGGCGTCGACACGCTCGACGCGCTCGATTTTCCCTTCGCGACCTCCCGTACCGTCTCCGGGCCGATCGACAGCGATGGATGCGCGCTCGCGGCGGCCACCCGGGCCGGTTCCGTTGACGGCGACGCGATCGTCGTCTACGACACCGACGTCGACGACGCCTGCTTCCGCACGGAGGGGGGCGCGGCTGTTCTGACGACCACCGTCGACGGCGCGCCCGTCACCGTTCTCGGCGCCGGCGAGGCGCTCGAGAACGGGGCGATCGAACGCGGCGGAAACGCGGCGCTGGCGCTGGGGCTCGCGGGCGAGCATCCCCGACTCGTCTGGTACTCGCCGGGGCCCGCCGATTCCGACGCGGCGAGCCTGGCCGAGTTGACGCCCGGCTGGGTGAATCCGCTCGCGTGGCTGGCGGCCATCACGCTGCTGGTCGCCGCCTTCTGGCGCGGCCGGCGGCTCGGCCCCGTCGTCATCGAGAACCTGCCCGTCGTCGTGAAGACCACCGAAACCATGGAGGGCCGGGCACGGCTCTACGCCCGCGGCGGCGCCCGACTGCGCGCCCTCGACGCGCTGCGCGTCGGAACCCTGCGCCGCATCGCCCGCACCCTCGCGCTCGGCGCGGGCGCGGGAGTCGACGACGTCATCACCTCGGCGGCGGCCACGATCGGCGCCGACGAACGCGCCGTGCGAGCCCTGCTCGTCGACACCGAGCCCTCCACCGACGCCGAGCTCGTGCGCCTCAGCGACCGACTCACCGAACTCGAACGGGCCGTCGCGCGCCGCGTGGCGCAGGGCGACGACACAGCCAGCACCGAAAGGATGAACGCATGACCGACACCGCGCTCCGAGAAAAGTTCCTCGCCGTCCGGGGCGAGGTCGGCAAGGCCGTCGTCGGCCAGGACGGGGCCGTCAGCGGACTCATCGTCGCCCTACTCTCGGGTGGGCACGTGCTGCTGGAGGGCGTGCCGGGTGTCGCGAAGACGCTGCTCGTGCGCACCCTGTCTGCCGCGCTCGACCTGAAGACCGCGCGCGTGCAGTTCACCCCCGACCTCATGCCGGGCGACGTGACCGGCTCGGTCGTCTACGACGCGAAAAACGGCGACTTCGAGTTCCGGCCGGGACCCGTGTTCACGAACATCATGCTCGCCGACGAGATCAACCGCACGCCGCCGAAGACGCAGTCGTCGCTGCTCGAGGCCATGGAGGAGCGCCAGGTCACCGTCGACGGCGAGACGCACCTGTTGCCGAAGCCGTTCCTCGTCGCTGCAACCCAGAACCCCGTCGAGTACGAGGGCACGTACACCCTGCCCGAGGCGCAGCTCGACCGATTCCTGCTGAAGCTCGTGCTCGACCTACCGCCCCGCGACAGCGAGATCGAGGTGCTGAACCGGCACGCGGCCGGCTTCGACCCGCGCGACCTCGCCGCCGCCGGAGTCACGGCCGTCGTCGGGGGCGACGACATCGCCGCCGCGCGCGCGGCCGTCGGCACGGTCGACACCTCCAGCGACCTCGTCGCCTACATCGTCGACCTCGCCCGCGCCACCCGTAAGAGCCCGTCGGTCAAGCTCGGCGTCAGCCCCCGCGGCACCACCGCACTGCTCGCCGCCGCGAAGGCCTGGGCCTGGCTCTCGGGCGCCGACGGCGTCACCCCCGACCACGTGCAAGCCATGCTCTTGCCCGTCTGGCGGCACCGGCTGGCCCTGCGCCCGGAGGCCGAACTCGAGGGCGTCACCGCCGACACGATCCTGCGTTCGATCGTGCAGCAGGTGCAGGTTCCGCTCTAGTGGAAACCTGGGTCTAGGCATGGCTGTCACCGGCTGGTTCGTGCTGCTCGTCGCCGCAGGCGTCGTGCCCGTCGTGCTGCTTGACGAGAGCATCGGAGCCGGCTGGGCGCTGCTCGGCTGGCTCGCGCTGTGCCTGCTGCTCGCCCTCGTCGACCTGGTGCTCGCCGCCTCGCCGCGCGCGGCTCGGCTTGAGCGCTCGACCGCCGAACGCGTGCGGCTCACCGAAAGCGCCGACGCCGTGCTGTACGTCACGAACCCCACCACGAAACGGATGCGCGGCATCGTT
The sequence above is a segment of the Microcella alkaliphila genome. Coding sequences within it:
- the mtrB gene encoding MtrAB system histidine kinase MtrB is translated as MTPFSLRRLFVRLVRLWRSSLQLRTVAITVLATLFAVTVISGYMAVTIATNLYESRKDQVLAEARQATASAQLLFDSSVTQTGAIDVETAAEAASRTIGLSTSSPTQFALLRTPGQSTPQIMQQRQSPGFDLDVITADLQAAVGEGGDSVYSQPIGINGGTTIEPGIIVGSTIEVPTAGQYELYLVFGVSDVQRTLDFVQQTLLIGSLLLVLTIGLVTFVVVRFAIRPVRLAAQTAEKLADGQLEERIPERGQDVVAALARSFNRMADSLQRQITQLADLSRVQQRFVSDVSHELRTPLTTIRLAGDVIYDRRETFDPTTARTAELLHTQVQRFETMLADLLEMSRFDAGAVDLETEPTNLVRLVEESIDSIRPLAEQKGTELRLVAPGGYFEADVDARRIRRILQNLLGNAVDHGEGRPVVTYVDSDARAVAIAVRDYGIGMDAAQLERVFDRFWRADPSRQRTTGGTGLGLAIATEDAHLHGGVLDVWSEPMEGSCFRLTLPRRPGGIVRHSPLDLPPSDPVDAVLTEGGHDA
- a CDS encoding DUF4350 domain-containing protein; translated protein: MTATIVTPTAGRAIKRSLFWVGVVGVALTVAVLMTALNGTVTGSERWDTSAAAPTGSRALVTVLGEQGIDVTVATTRAAVDSALSDARDAGEQVTLLVADGRGILDGDRIAGLTGLADRLVLVEPGVDTLDALDFPFATSRTVSGPIDSDGCALAAATRAGSVDGDAIVVYDTDVDDACFRTEGGAAVLTTTVDGAPVTVLGAGEALENGAIERGGNAALALGLAGEHPRLVWYSPGPADSDAASLAELTPGWVNPLAWLAAITLLVAAFWRGRRLGPVVIENLPVVVKTTETMEGRARLYARGGARLRALDALRVGTLRRIARTLALGAGAGVDDVITSAAATIGADERAVRALLVDTEPSTDAELVRLSDRLTELERAVARRVAQGDDTASTERMNA
- the mtrA gene encoding MtrAB system response regulator MtrA — encoded protein: MTARILVVDDDTALAEMISIVLTGEGYEPHLVHDGADAVNAFTQVSPDLVLLDVMLPGMDGIEVCRRLREITGTPIIMLTAKGDTNDVVEGLESGADDYIVKPFNPEELVARIRTRLRPTPDSSVERLQIGDVTIDVTGHEVRRGDQAINLTPLEFDLLLALAMKPNQVFTREMLLEQVWGYQYKADTRLVNVHVQRLRAKVETDPDNPSIVMTVRGVGYRAGAPR
- a CDS encoding DUF4129 domain-containing protein; translation: MIAPPTSMPLGAVVARAPLEPDAPGGRELLSDELADPRYAEALPNWFDLLSQRVLEWFLSLFDQGVAGPPGLGFVIVLLIIAGLIAIAIAVYGLPARRRRSQLSDELFGASDRRSARELRKDAESAASRGDWAAAIADRFRGIARSLDERTIVSVHPGTTAHGFAAMTGRAFPDQAAALEDAADAFDGVRYLGRGGDEPQYRAVTRLDETLAAAPSPVGRAR
- a CDS encoding LpqB family beta-propeller domain-containing protein, which translates into the protein MRNRRRGLIALLLAPVLIVAGCVSVPMAGPVEQGDAVTDPVDTDFEFLPAGPTPGATQEEILQGFLAATTASQENYRIARSYLSDAISSAWNPYQSTLVRAQEGFVERLDDTTLEYSVQVIAEVDAVGRYRIAPEATEQTLPEFRFTREGGEWRIAELGDGILISQQAFQSAFSQHVLYFYDPTFTNLVPDLRWFPTRSGVPTRIVRALLDGPSSWLDQGATVSAIPEGVALIAAPVEIVDGQAVVDLSSEILELGDVERQRLLAQFRASFGSLGNVAGVQLTVDQTPVTIAATTEVPEVNTQVDGRLLLMGPDGDRFGFSSGGATVEPVGRLSERAIELGAVSLALGPTRTVGAMLTEQGAWIVRSNDLEPLLLDSRADLVSPSFDGFQLMWTATSDASEGLSAITTGGEVIPVDVVLPEGTRLVSIDVSRDDARILMLLQGESGPRLVVGAIARDEASGRPLRIGDLLDIPIEGAAGAMAVDAAWVDEVRVASVIETSQGTAVDLHELGGRSRSLGRPPGAVQIVGGNGGVTGLRVLTDTGVVVEPRGNGWQSTGVRASFLGVQQ
- a CDS encoding AAA family ATPase → MTDTALREKFLAVRGEVGKAVVGQDGAVSGLIVALLSGGHVLLEGVPGVAKTLLVRTLSAALDLKTARVQFTPDLMPGDVTGSVVYDAKNGDFEFRPGPVFTNIMLADEINRTPPKTQSSLLEAMEERQVTVDGETHLLPKPFLVAATQNPVEYEGTYTLPEAQLDRFLLKLVLDLPPRDSEIEVLNRHAAGFDPRDLAAAGVTAVVGGDDIAAARAAVGTVDTSSDLVAYIVDLARATRKSPSVKLGVSPRGTTALLAAAKAWAWLSGADGVTPDHVQAMLLPVWRHRLALRPEAELEGVTADTILRSIVQQVQVPL